Proteins encoded in a region of the Haloglomus salinum genome:
- a CDS encoding DICT sensory domain-containing protein — MSLTELISGVEDHEKRLTVFNTDEETVEAVREQFRDRNLTVVGDRSESGRPGSFVVLSSERAEGDDEFVTATSVDEVLSAPQGEGTELDSDVRHPILDHLDETMFTSYDTRQMVAASREIEDRAWRLGEGSLHAGFQQLSILSDQMEVYTRLASREGLDVHAYACPDAEVPEHDTDMTIHVERSDEIAKSWFVVYDGDGVDVNKCALLAEERESRAFYGFWTYDPDTVDWLIEYLEGAYGLIEQ, encoded by the coding sequence ATGTCCCTCACCGAACTGATATCCGGTGTGGAGGACCACGAGAAACGCCTCACGGTCTTCAACACCGACGAGGAGACCGTCGAGGCCGTCCGGGAACAGTTCCGGGACCGCAACCTCACGGTTGTCGGGGACCGGTCCGAGAGCGGGCGACCCGGATCGTTCGTCGTGCTCTCCAGCGAGCGGGCCGAGGGGGACGACGAGTTCGTGACCGCCACCAGCGTCGACGAGGTGCTCTCGGCGCCCCAGGGGGAGGGCACGGAACTGGACAGTGATGTCCGCCATCCCATCCTCGACCACCTCGACGAGACGATGTTCACCTCCTACGACACCCGGCAGATGGTGGCGGCCTCCCGGGAGATCGAGGACCGGGCGTGGCGACTCGGCGAGGGGTCGCTCCACGCCGGCTTCCAGCAGCTCTCCATCCTCTCGGACCAGATGGAGGTGTACACGCGACTGGCCTCGCGTGAGGGACTCGACGTCCACGCCTACGCCTGCCCGGACGCCGAGGTCCCGGAACACGACACCGACATGACCATCCACGTCGAGCGGTCCGACGAGATCGCGAAATCGTGGTTCGTCGTCTACGACGGCGACGGCGTCGACGTGAACAAGTGCGCCCTGCTCGCCGAGGAGCGCGAGTCACGGGCCTTCTACGGCTTCTGGACGTACGACCCCGACACCGTGGACTGGCTCATCGAGTATCTCGAAGGTGCATACGGTCTCATCGAGCAGTAG
- a CDS encoding COG1361 S-layer family protein, translating into MSSGSDSSRVARGLRVLFALVLVLSMVAAFAAPASAFVRGKPDISVTLSDDTVEPGATTTLDLSLLNSGDVSFGASSSVNTGKEQVVTTARGTVVRVEPATQSNPIEVESGEIGVGSLSEGPPRSVPVSISVPENAEPGTYEFDVEVEYDYYDQISGDVRSNGYSSKHVTKEFTVEVTVEEAARFEVVDTATNAPIGGPGTVNVTVANVGNELASDASLSLQSTNAALTFGGSQTTESYVGEWAPGERRTVSVGASVAESATNRSLALRTTIDYEDGDGTARQSTLSTGVVPGPEQQFTVVAVATGASVGTEDSTILLFTNEGNRTLEDATVRLESDNAALTFGGARTARVHLGRWPAGEIERAEVETQFAPSAERRSYAVDATISYTSPADNTEQVDIGPVGITPNEEQSFDLASHGTQLRVGEEGQLNGTFVNEGPREVENAVLVLEPPANVVTAEREYALGDLDENTSVDFRYDVEVSSEAREGPRQFTYRLRYETDGGDTVTSDPLYARGTVAQQRDTFSVDTNATVAAGSSETIEMQVTNDGDEPLTAVSAKLFADAPISASNDEAFVEALGPGETATLTFRISASGDAIAKPYPVSLDFQYEEPDGDTKVSDSYQVAIDVAERSGGGLLSTFVVPGGIGGAGVGLGVVLSLGGLAAVGLGLVGRRE; encoded by the coding sequence ATGAGTTCCGGCTCCGACTCCTCTCGTGTGGCGCGTGGGCTACGCGTCCTGTTCGCCCTGGTACTGGTCCTCTCGATGGTCGCCGCGTTCGCCGCGCCCGCGTCGGCGTTCGTCCGTGGCAAACCGGACATCTCGGTCACGCTCTCCGACGACACCGTCGAGCCGGGTGCCACGACGACGCTCGACCTCTCACTGCTGAACAGCGGCGATGTCTCCTTCGGCGCGAGCAGTTCAGTGAATACCGGCAAGGAGCAGGTCGTCACCACCGCGCGAGGGACCGTGGTCCGGGTCGAACCTGCCACGCAGAGTAACCCAATCGAGGTGGAGAGCGGCGAAATCGGGGTCGGATCCCTGAGTGAAGGGCCGCCGCGGTCAGTTCCCGTCAGCATCTCGGTCCCGGAGAACGCGGAGCCGGGGACCTACGAGTTCGACGTCGAGGTCGAGTACGATTACTACGACCAGATATCCGGCGACGTACGCTCGAACGGCTACAGCAGCAAGCACGTCACGAAGGAGTTCACCGTCGAGGTGACCGTCGAGGAGGCCGCCCGCTTCGAGGTTGTCGACACGGCGACGAACGCCCCCATCGGCGGCCCGGGGACGGTGAACGTCACCGTCGCGAACGTGGGGAACGAGCTTGCCTCGGACGCGTCGCTCTCCCTGCAGTCCACGAACGCCGCGCTGACGTTCGGCGGGTCACAGACCACCGAGTCGTACGTGGGCGAGTGGGCGCCGGGCGAGCGCCGGACGGTCTCGGTCGGCGCCAGCGTGGCCGAGAGCGCGACGAACCGGTCGCTCGCGCTCCGGACGACCATCGACTACGAGGACGGCGACGGGACCGCCAGACAGTCGACGCTCTCGACGGGCGTCGTCCCCGGACCAGAGCAGCAGTTCACCGTCGTCGCGGTCGCGACCGGGGCGTCCGTCGGCACCGAGGACTCGACCATCCTCCTGTTCACCAACGAGGGCAACCGGACACTCGAGGACGCGACGGTGCGACTCGAATCGGACAACGCAGCGCTGACCTTCGGTGGGGCTCGGACCGCGCGCGTCCACCTCGGGAGGTGGCCAGCCGGTGAGATCGAGCGGGCCGAGGTGGAGACACAGTTCGCTCCATCCGCCGAGCGGCGCAGCTACGCCGTCGATGCGACCATCTCGTACACATCTCCCGCCGACAACACCGAACAGGTAGACATCGGACCGGTCGGCATCACCCCTAACGAGGAGCAGTCGTTCGACCTCGCCAGTCACGGGACACAGCTCCGGGTCGGCGAGGAGGGGCAGCTGAACGGGACCTTCGTCAACGAGGGGCCCCGTGAAGTCGAGAACGCGGTGCTGGTGCTGGAACCCCCGGCGAACGTCGTGACCGCCGAGCGCGAGTACGCGCTGGGTGACCTCGACGAGAACACCAGCGTCGACTTCCGATACGACGTGGAGGTCTCCTCGGAAGCCCGGGAGGGGCCGCGCCAGTTCACCTACCGCCTGCGCTACGAGACGGACGGGGGCGACACCGTGACCTCCGACCCGCTGTACGCCCGCGGCACCGTGGCCCAGCAGCGCGATACGTTCTCCGTCGACACGAACGCGACCGTCGCGGCTGGGTCGTCGGAGACCATCGAGATGCAGGTCACGAACGATGGCGACGAACCCCTGACCGCGGTGAGCGCGAAGCTGTTCGCCGACGCCCCCATCAGTGCGAGCAACGACGAGGCCTTCGTCGAGGCACTGGGTCCCGGCGAGACGGCGACGCTGACCTTCCGCATCTCCGCGAGCGGTGATGCCATCGCGAAGCCGTACCCCGTTTCGCTGGACTTCCAGTACGAGGAGCCGGACGGTGACACGAAGGTCTCCGACAGCTACCAGGTCGCCATCGACGTGGCCGAGCGGAGCGGCGGCGGGCTGCTGTCCACGTTCGTCGTCCCCGGCGGCATCGGCGGCGCCGGTGTCGGCCTCGGCGTCGTGCTCTCGCTGGGTGGCCTGGCCGCGGTCGGCCTGGGACTCGTCGGACGACGGGAATGA